A single genomic interval of Helianthus annuus cultivar XRQ/B chromosome 13, HanXRQr2.0-SUNRISE, whole genome shotgun sequence harbors:
- the LOC110898668 gene encoding cyanogenic beta-glucosidase isoform X1 produces MHLEASVVFITTIIYYVSSIIKGLEAISSVGLPPNWALATINRSSFPNDFTFGSASSSFQNEGGANEDGRAPSIWDIFARRHPDRIADHSNAVMATDSYHRYKEDVKMLRQMSMDAYSFSISWSRVIPLGKISSGVNEHGISYYNNLINELRSNNIEPFVTLFHWDLPQALEEEYGGFLSSRVVNDFRDFAELCFRRFGDRVKYWITLNEPWSYSVGGYEKGYYAPGRCSHFAGNCSAGDSGIEPYIVAHNLLLSHASAVKLYHDIYKGPQKGKIGISLVTRWMVPFSDEKLHRDAALRAIDFEFGWFMNPLTFGEYPESMRINVVNRLPRFTTEESYTLRNSLDFLGLNYFTANYVQHVSEAVTDNMTRSSDVQAHLSIERNGVPIGAKGGTEGLRSYPQGLHDLLVYIKNNYNNPTIYITENGVDETSNSSLSLRTVLQDDFRVQYYVGHLQKLLQAIKGECERILCMVVIGQLSMGTWLCSSLWATFCRLWERVETISKVFIHLVHQFLAHSRLETRRLNFLLFLFK; encoded by the exons ATGCATTTGGAAGCCAGTGTTGTGTTCATAACAACAATTATTTATTATGTGTCTTCAATTATTAAAGGGTTGGAAGCAATTTCTAGTGTTGGGTTACCACCCAATTGGGCTTTAGCTACTATCAACCGGTCTAGTTTCCCTAATGATTTTACTTTTGGTTCTGCCTCTTCTTCATTTCAG AATGAGGGTGGAGCAAATGAGGATGGTAGAGCTCCAAGTATATGGGATATTTTTGCTCGAAGACATCCTG ACAGGATTGCTGATCACAGTAATGCGGTTATGGCCACCGATAGTTATCATCGTTACAAG GAGGATGTGAAGATGTTAAGGCAAATGAGCATGGATGCATACAGTTTCTcaatctcatggtctcgagttataCCAC TTGGGAAAATAAGCAGCGGTGTTAATGAGCATGGAATTTCATACTACAATAATCTCATAAACGAATTACGCTCAAATA ATATTGAACCCTTTGTTACTCTATTTCACTGGGATCTGCCTCAAGCTCTTGAAGAAGAATACGGTGGCTTCTTGAGTTCCCGTGTTGT CAATGATTTTCGTGATTTTGCTGAGCTTTGTTTTCGAAGATTTGGTGATCGGGTCAAGTACTGGATCACCCTAAACGAGCCATGGAGCTATAGCGTTGGAGGTTATGAAAAAGGCTACTATGCCCCTGGCCGGTGTTCGCACTTCGCCGGTAACTGTTCGGCTGGTGATTCAGGAATCGAGCCGTATATTGTTGCTCATAATCTGCTTCTTTCCCACGCTTCAGCCGTTAAGTTGTACCATGACATTTACAAG GGACCTCAAAAGGGCAAGATTGGAATTTCACTCGTGACACGGTGGATGGTACCATTCTCTGATGAGAAATTACATCGTGACGCTGCACTTCGCGCTATTGATTTTGAGTTTGGTTG GTTTATGAATCCATTAACGTTTGGGGAATACCCTGAGTCTATGCGAATCAACGTCGTGAATAGATTACCGCGATTCACAACAGAAGAATCGTACACGTTGAGGAACTCACTAGATTTCCTTGGATTAAACTACTTCACCGCAAATTATGTTCAACATGTTTCTGAGGCTGTAACTGATAACATGACTCGATCTTCCGATGTTCAAGCTCATTTATCAA TTGAAAGGAATGGAGTTCCAATTGGTGCCAAG GGCGGGACAGAGGGTCTTCGATCTTACCCACAAGGGCTGCATGATCTTCTCGTATACATCAAGAACAATTACAACAATCCCACAATTTATATTACAGAAAATG GAGTTGACGAGACTAGCAATTCATCGTTATCCCTTCGAACGGTTCTCCAAGACGATTTCAGGGTTCAATACTACGTCGGACATCTCCAAAAGCTTCTACAAGCTATCAA GGGTGAATGTGAAAGGATACTTTGCATGGTCGTTATTGGACAACTTTCAATGGGAACGTGGCTATGCAGTTCGCTTTGGGCTACATTTTGTAGATTATGGGAACGAGTTGAGACGATATCCAAAGTTTTCATCCACTTGGTTCACCAATTTCTTGCGCATTCGAGGCTAGAAACCAGAAGACTAAATTTTCTTTTATTTCTCTTTAAATAA
- the LOC110898668 gene encoding beta-glucosidase 12 isoform X3, whose product MHLEASVVFITTIIYYVSSIIKGLEAISSVGLPPNWALATINRSSFPNDFTFGSASSSFQNEGGANEDGRAPSIWDIFARRHPDRIADHSNAVMATDSYHRYKEDVKMLRQMSMDAYSFSISWSRVIPHIEPFVTLFHWDLPQALEEEYGGFLSSRVVNDFRDFAELCFRRFGDRVKYWITLNEPWSYSVGGYEKGYYAPGRCSHFAGNCSAGDSGIEPYIVAHNLLLSHASAVKLYHDIYKGPQKGKIGISLVTRWMVPFSDEKLHRDAALRAIDFEFGWFMNPLTFGEYPESMRINVVNRLPRFTTEESYTLRNSLDFLGLNYFTANYVQHVSEAVTDNMTRSSDVQAHLSIERNGVPIGAKGGTEGLRSYPQGLHDLLVYIKNNYNNPTIYITENGVDETSNSSLSLRTVLQDDFRVQYYVGHLQKLLQAIKGECERILCMVVIGQLSMGTWLCSSLWATFCRLWERVETISKVFIHLVHQFLAHSRLETRRLNFLLFLFK is encoded by the exons ATGCATTTGGAAGCCAGTGTTGTGTTCATAACAACAATTATTTATTATGTGTCTTCAATTATTAAAGGGTTGGAAGCAATTTCTAGTGTTGGGTTACCACCCAATTGGGCTTTAGCTACTATCAACCGGTCTAGTTTCCCTAATGATTTTACTTTTGGTTCTGCCTCTTCTTCATTTCAG AATGAGGGTGGAGCAAATGAGGATGGTAGAGCTCCAAGTATATGGGATATTTTTGCTCGAAGACATCCTG ACAGGATTGCTGATCACAGTAATGCGGTTATGGCCACCGATAGTTATCATCGTTACAAG GAGGATGTGAAGATGTTAAGGCAAATGAGCATGGATGCATACAGTTTCTcaatctcatggtctcgagttataCCAC ATATTGAACCCTTTGTTACTCTATTTCACTGGGATCTGCCTCAAGCTCTTGAAGAAGAATACGGTGGCTTCTTGAGTTCCCGTGTTGT CAATGATTTTCGTGATTTTGCTGAGCTTTGTTTTCGAAGATTTGGTGATCGGGTCAAGTACTGGATCACCCTAAACGAGCCATGGAGCTATAGCGTTGGAGGTTATGAAAAAGGCTACTATGCCCCTGGCCGGTGTTCGCACTTCGCCGGTAACTGTTCGGCTGGTGATTCAGGAATCGAGCCGTATATTGTTGCTCATAATCTGCTTCTTTCCCACGCTTCAGCCGTTAAGTTGTACCATGACATTTACAAG GGACCTCAAAAGGGCAAGATTGGAATTTCACTCGTGACACGGTGGATGGTACCATTCTCTGATGAGAAATTACATCGTGACGCTGCACTTCGCGCTATTGATTTTGAGTTTGGTTG GTTTATGAATCCATTAACGTTTGGGGAATACCCTGAGTCTATGCGAATCAACGTCGTGAATAGATTACCGCGATTCACAACAGAAGAATCGTACACGTTGAGGAACTCACTAGATTTCCTTGGATTAAACTACTTCACCGCAAATTATGTTCAACATGTTTCTGAGGCTGTAACTGATAACATGACTCGATCTTCCGATGTTCAAGCTCATTTATCAA TTGAAAGGAATGGAGTTCCAATTGGTGCCAAG GGCGGGACAGAGGGTCTTCGATCTTACCCACAAGGGCTGCATGATCTTCTCGTATACATCAAGAACAATTACAACAATCCCACAATTTATATTACAGAAAATG GAGTTGACGAGACTAGCAATTCATCGTTATCCCTTCGAACGGTTCTCCAAGACGATTTCAGGGTTCAATACTACGTCGGACATCTCCAAAAGCTTCTACAAGCTATCAA GGGTGAATGTGAAAGGATACTTTGCATGGTCGTTATTGGACAACTTTCAATGGGAACGTGGCTATGCAGTTCGCTTTGGGCTACATTTTGTAGATTATGGGAACGAGTTGAGACGATATCCAAAGTTTTCATCCACTTGGTTCACCAATTTCTTGCGCATTCGAGGCTAGAAACCAGAAGACTAAATTTTCTTTTATTTCTCTTTAAATAA
- the LOC110898668 gene encoding beta-glucosidase 24 isoform X2, whose translation MHLEASVVFITTIIYYVSSIIKGLEAISSVGLPPNWALATINRSSFPNDFTFGSASSSFQNEGGANEDGRAPSIWDIFARRHPDRIADHSNAVMATDSYHRYKEDVKMLRQMSMDAYSFSISWSRVIPLGKISSGVNEHGISYYNNLINELRSNNIEPFVTLFHWDLPQALEEEYGGFLSSRVVNDFRDFAELCFRRFGDRVKYWITLNEPWSYSVGGYEKGYYAPGRCSHFAGNCSAGDSGIEPYIVAHNLLLSHASAVKLYHDIYKGPQKGKIGISLVTRWMVPFSDEKLHRDAALRAIDFEFGWFMNPLTFGEYPESMRINVVNRLPRFTTEESYTLRNSLDFLGLNYFTANYVQHVSEAVTDNMTRSSDVQAHLSIERNGVPIGAKGGTEGLRSYPQGLHDLLVYIKNNYNNPTIYITENGVDETSNSSLSLRTVLQDDFRVQYYVGHLQKLLQAINSGVNVKGYFAWSLLDNFQWERGYAVRFGLHFVDYGNELRRYPKFSSTWFTNFLRIRG comes from the exons ATGCATTTGGAAGCCAGTGTTGTGTTCATAACAACAATTATTTATTATGTGTCTTCAATTATTAAAGGGTTGGAAGCAATTTCTAGTGTTGGGTTACCACCCAATTGGGCTTTAGCTACTATCAACCGGTCTAGTTTCCCTAATGATTTTACTTTTGGTTCTGCCTCTTCTTCATTTCAG AATGAGGGTGGAGCAAATGAGGATGGTAGAGCTCCAAGTATATGGGATATTTTTGCTCGAAGACATCCTG ACAGGATTGCTGATCACAGTAATGCGGTTATGGCCACCGATAGTTATCATCGTTACAAG GAGGATGTGAAGATGTTAAGGCAAATGAGCATGGATGCATACAGTTTCTcaatctcatggtctcgagttataCCAC TTGGGAAAATAAGCAGCGGTGTTAATGAGCATGGAATTTCATACTACAATAATCTCATAAACGAATTACGCTCAAATA ATATTGAACCCTTTGTTACTCTATTTCACTGGGATCTGCCTCAAGCTCTTGAAGAAGAATACGGTGGCTTCTTGAGTTCCCGTGTTGT CAATGATTTTCGTGATTTTGCTGAGCTTTGTTTTCGAAGATTTGGTGATCGGGTCAAGTACTGGATCACCCTAAACGAGCCATGGAGCTATAGCGTTGGAGGTTATGAAAAAGGCTACTATGCCCCTGGCCGGTGTTCGCACTTCGCCGGTAACTGTTCGGCTGGTGATTCAGGAATCGAGCCGTATATTGTTGCTCATAATCTGCTTCTTTCCCACGCTTCAGCCGTTAAGTTGTACCATGACATTTACAAG GGACCTCAAAAGGGCAAGATTGGAATTTCACTCGTGACACGGTGGATGGTACCATTCTCTGATGAGAAATTACATCGTGACGCTGCACTTCGCGCTATTGATTTTGAGTTTGGTTG GTTTATGAATCCATTAACGTTTGGGGAATACCCTGAGTCTATGCGAATCAACGTCGTGAATAGATTACCGCGATTCACAACAGAAGAATCGTACACGTTGAGGAACTCACTAGATTTCCTTGGATTAAACTACTTCACCGCAAATTATGTTCAACATGTTTCTGAGGCTGTAACTGATAACATGACTCGATCTTCCGATGTTCAAGCTCATTTATCAA TTGAAAGGAATGGAGTTCCAATTGGTGCCAAG GGCGGGACAGAGGGTCTTCGATCTTACCCACAAGGGCTGCATGATCTTCTCGTATACATCAAGAACAATTACAACAATCCCACAATTTATATTACAGAAAATG GAGTTGACGAGACTAGCAATTCATCGTTATCCCTTCGAACGGTTCTCCAAGACGATTTCAGGGTTCAATACTACGTCGGACATCTCCAAAAGCTTCTACAAGCTATCAA TTCAGGGGTGAATGTGAAAGGATACTTTGCATGGTCGTTATTGGACAACTTTCAATGGGAACGTGGCTATGCAGTTCGCTTTGGGCTACATTTTGTAGATTATGGGAACGAGTTGAGACGATATCCAAAGTTTTCATCCACTTGGTTCACCAATTTCTTGCGCATTCGAGGCTAG
- the LOC110898669 gene encoding nucleolar protein 12, protein MGRGRGKGKKFTLTNSNDDTASGEDEKIPSQKRRGRPQKPLMDEVEEDVEKIEEEEEDDDDNDDESANSYVNGKRKRNKEGKERGKLVKDESPNGTQSNGFRHTGSRRKNKPHRAAEAGVECK, encoded by the coding sequence ATGGGTAGGGGTAGAGGAAAAGGGAAGAAGTTTACTTTAACAAACAGCAATGATGATACCGCAAGCGGAGAAGACGAAAAAATCCCTTCGCAGAAGCGAAGGGGGAGGCCTCAAAAGCCACTAATGGATGAAGTTGAAGAAGatgttgaaaagattgaagaagaagaagaagatgacgACGATAATGATGACGAAAGTGCAAATTCTTATGTGAATGGGAAGAGGAAAAGGAACAAAGAGGGAAAGGAAAGGGGCAAATTGGTAAAAGACGAAAGCCCGAATGGAACCCAGTCTAACGGTTTTCGCCACACGGGGAGTAGAAGGAAAAACAAACCTCATCGAGCCGCTGAAGCCGGTGTCGAATGCAAGTGA
- the LOC110901302 gene encoding uncharacterized protein LOC110901302, whose amino-acid sequence MICKTFQKTENIRDIEYHLLANGFMPSYTCWSKHGESRVDGATTSVNLDNEEYENFQYEDNLNDDDLNEDISNDNNLDDMFNDLENDIGDKGKLQQLLEDADKPLYSDSNISKLEAVLKLFNLKAKNRWSDTSFTDLLVVLQDILPKDNELPISFYQAKKMMNPMGLEVERIHACPNDCILYRNEYKNSHKCVMCGESRYKRKSKTGEYDNDVTKNGPPAKLIWYFPILPRLKRLFSNEKEAKLLRWHSDERINDGKLRHVADSLQWKNFDRKYPEFSNEVRNIRFGLSSDGINPFRNASSRHSTWPVLLCIYNLPPWLCMKRKYIMMSLLIPGPKQPGNKIDVYLSPLIDDLNLLWNTGENVYDAYKKEYFRLSAMIFCTINDFPAYGNLSGYTTKGKKACPVCEADTSSVYLNNCRKMVYMGHRRFLPQGHSYRNNMTNFNGNTETGKAPKSFDAFSRVKNLDTVLGKRTRVDKDGIWKKRSIFWDLPYWRHLQVRHCLDVMHIEKNVCDSLIGLLLDIPGKTKDGINARKDMEEMGIRKELAPQEKGNRIYLPPACYTMSKAEKTKFCNCLHDIKVPSCYSANIKRLVSLKDRKLIGMKSHDCHVLMTHMIPIAIRGLLPESTRHTITKLCLFFNMIHSKVIDPEELDVWQKEITITLCELEMYFPPSFFDVMVHLVIHIVGEIKACGPVFLRYMYPFERYMGVLKSFVRNYNRPDGSIVTGYAYEEVIEFCTSYLEGVKSIGHPQSRHSGKLQGVGGVGMKILNPSKEDLELAHFSVLNHMTCLAPYVNEHLKLIQSTYPHKSKMWHEIKHNKEFSSWMKKKVTDGQSIVETLVEQLGQGPDYRVKSYQGYDINGYTFYTKDQDGKSTMQNSGVTVIASTSRYDRTNPNVRLEIAKESYYGVIQEIWELKYSIYTIPVFKCKWVNNSTGVQVDKYGFTLVDLATNGYPSEPFILASHCTQVFYVNDPSKRRYHIVLQGKRRILGVDNVVDEEEYDHFDDLPPFSVGIQPLVEPIRGATYSRSDHTDGMILNQDVEVDVARVYGIE is encoded by the exons ATGATTTGTAAAACCTTTCAAAAAACCGAAAATATTAGAGATATAGAATATCATTTGCTTGCAAATGGTTTTATGCCTAGTTACACTTGTTGGTCAAAGCATGGGGAATCACGGGTTGATGGTGCCACGACATCGGTTAATTTAGACAATGAGGAATATGAAAATTTCCAATACGAGGACAATTTAAATGATGACGATTTAAATGAGGACATTTCAAATGATAACAATTTAGATGACATGTTTAATGATTTAGAGAATGATATCGGCGATAAAGGAAAATTACAACAATTACTTGAAGATGCAGATAAACCATTATATAGCGATTCTAATATTTCAAAACTTGAAGCTGTGTTAAAGTTGTTTAACTTGAAGGCAAAAAATAGATGGAGTGATACAAGTTTCACAGATCTATTAGTTGTTTTGCAAGACATTCTTCCAAAAGATAATGAGTTACCAATTTCGTTTTACCAAGCAAAAAAAATGATGAATCCAATGGGATTGGAAGTTGAAAGAATACATGCATGTCCGAATGATTGCATCTTGTATAGAAATGAGTACAAGAACAGTCATAAATGTGTTATGTGTGGTGAATCTAGGTACAAGCGAAAAAGTAAAACTGGTGAATACGATAACGATGTGACAAAAAATGGACCACCAGCTAAATTAATATGGTATTTTCCAATTCTACCGAGACTAAAACGATTATTTTCAAACGAGAAAGAAGCAAAATTATTACGATGGCATTCAGACGAGCGTATAAATGATGGGAAATTAAGACATGTGGCAGATTCACTTCAATGGAAGAATTTTGATAGGAAATATCCAGAATTTAGTAATGAGGTTAGAAACATAAGGTTTGGGCTTAGTTCTGATGGAATCAATCCTTTCAGAAATGCTAGCAGTCGTCACAGTACGTGGCCGGTTCTTCTTTGCATTTATAATCTTCCACCATGGCTATGCATGAAACGAAAATACATAATGATGTCGTTGTTGATTCCGGGTCCGAAACAACCTGGTAATAAGATTGATGTTTATCTGTCCCCTTTGATCGATGATCTAAATCTTCTATGGAATACTGGTGAAAATGTGTATGATGCTTATAAGAAGGAATATTTTAGATTGAGTGCCATGATTTTTTGCACCATAAATGATTTCCCAGCGTATGGTAATTTGTCCGGATACACTACCAAAGGTAAAAAAGCTTGTCCAGTTTGTGAAGCCGATACAAGTTCGGTGTATTTAAACAACTGCAGAAAGATGGTATACATGGGACACCGAAGATTCCTTCCGCAGGGTCATAGTTATCGGAATAACATGACGAACTTTAATGGAAATACCGAGACTGGAAAAGCACCGAAGAGTTTTGATGCATTTTCACGAGTTAAAAATCTAGATACTGTTTTGGGAAAAAGAACTCGTGTTGATAAAGATGGCATTTGGAAAAAAAGGTCAATCTTTTGGGACTTACCATATTGGAGGCATTTACAAGTTAGACATTGTCTAGATGTTATGCATATTGAAAAGAATGTATGTGATAGCCTGATCGGCTTATTATTAGACATTCCTGGAAAAACTAAAGATGGTATCAATGCTCGTAAAGACATGGAAGAAATGGGTATACGTAAAGAGCTTGCCCCCCAAGAAAAAGGTAATCGTATTTATCTGCCACCTGCGTGTTATACAATGTCAAAGGCAGAGAAAACAAAGTTTTGTAATTGTTTACATGATATTAAAGTTCCATCTTGCTATTCTGCAAACATTAAAAGGTTGGTGTCGTTGAAAGACCGTAAACTAATTGGTATGAAGTCTCATGATTGTCATGTTTTGATGACACATATGATTCCTATTGCTATCCGTGGATTGTTACCAGAGAGCACACGACACACAATCACAaaactttgtttgttttttaacatgATTCACTCAAAAGTTATTGATCCCGAGGAACTAGATGTATGGCAAAAAGAAATTACCATCACACTATGTGAGCTAGAGATGTACTTCCCGCCGTCCTTTTTTGATGTTATGGTTCACCTGGTGATTCACATCGTTGGAGAAATCAAGGCTTGTGGTCCTGTATTTTTGCGTTATATGTACCCTTTTGAAAGATATATGGGTGTCTTAAAATCTTTTGTAAGAAATTATAATCGGCCTGATGGAAGTATTGTTACAGGATATGCTTACGAGGAGGTGATTGAATTTTGTACAAGTTATTTGGAAGGTGTCAAAAGTATTGGTCACCCACAATCTCGTCACTCCGGTAAACTACAAGGGGTAGGAGGCGTGGGTATGAAAATATTGAACCCAAGTAAGGAAGATTTAGAACTTGCACATTTTTCTGTCTTAAATCATATGACTTGTCTTGCTCCGTATGTTAATGAACACTTGAAGTTAATACAATCAACCTACCCACACAAGAGCAAAATGTGGCATGAAATTAAGCATAACAAAGAGTTTTCTTCATGGATGAAAAAAAAGGTAACTGATGGTCAATCAATTGTTGAAACACTTGTGGAACAATTGGGGCAAGGTCCGGACTATAGAGTAAAATCTTACCAAGGGTATGACATCAATGGGTATACGTTTTACACAAAAGATCAAGACGGGAAAAGTACAATGCAGAACAGCGGGGTTACAGTAATAGCATCAACCAGTAGATACGATAGGACGAATCCTAATGTAAGGTTAGAAATCGCCAAAGAGTCTTATTACGGTGTCATCCAAGAAATTTGGGAGCTAAAATACAGCATTTACACTATTCCTGTGTTCAAATGCAAGTGGGTGAACAACAGTACAGGTGTTCAAGTTGACAAATATGGCTTTACACTTGTTGACCTTGCAACAAATGGCTATCCATCTGAACCATTTATTCTCGCTTCACATTGCACACAAGTGTTCTATGTAAATGACCCGAGTAAACGAAGATACCACATCGTATTACAAGGCAAACGACGTATCCTTGGTGTTGATAATGTCGTCGACGAGGAAGAATACGACCATTTTGACGACCTACCGCCATTTTCTGTTGGTATTCAACCGTTAGTTGAGCCAATTAGGGGCGCCACCTACTCACGATCCGACCACACCGATGGGAT GATTTTGAATCAAGACGTGGAAGTGGACGTGGCTCGAGTATACGGGATAGAATAG
- the LOC118485696 gene encoding uncharacterized protein LOC118485696, which yields MAEGYVKIQVVEIYQLYKKTSLPELSRYDALKYIGDAIGWFIQWPLSLVKLSSTEATSQNPALKQPAQDNTCYRPELEVPIEQDESHECYQIDATMIESFGDEFLFGAHDVSTQHDVDGSEEELDEMFSQHEVLVEQPQAPTLSKLEQDIKTALWNIENLRPQSMISLATRLTKHYDGDMSIEINWPHGMYPETEFSPRVENVEYEGMLQFLANGLLDASFIHWCQMFLFGHRLKNATQVAYFNTQRITGKECEENLPSVKEHLVEVYKLHEGKKYFLAPFLYSRHWVLFIVSPSERKGWILDSTYLRGKKNKSHYSLTNAIETSFGGRFTWKMVKCKQQEGSWECGFLVVRNMFEFVISRQFGFPNNMWNDTTEITGVEIDKLVENIMCRFFAAVFNDKSKN from the exons ATGGCCGAGGGCTACGTGAAAATACAAGTAGTTGAAATCTATCAGTTGTACAAGAAAACGTCTCTTCCTGAACTTTCACGCTATGATGCACTTAAATATATAGGTGATGCTATTGGTTGGTTTATTCAGTGGCCACTTTCTTTGGTAAAG CTTTCAAGCACTGAAGCAACTTCTCAGAATCCAGCATTGAAGCAACCAGCTCAGGACAACACATGTTATCGGCCTGAG TTGGAGGTTCCCATTGAACAAGACGAAAGTCATGAATGTTATCAAATTGATGCGACTATGATTGAAAGTTTTGGTGATGAG TTTCTATTTGGCGCACATGATGTTTCCACTCAACATGATGTTGACGGATCAGAAGAGGAACTGGATGAGATG TTTTCCCAGCATGAGGTTCTTGTTGAACAACCTCAAGCTCCTacattgtcaaagcttgaacaaGACATAAAAACCGCCTTGTGGAATATCGAGAATTTGCGCCCTCAAAGTATGATTTCATTGGCTACCCGATTAACAAAACACTATGACGGCGATATGAGCATTGAGATTAATTGGCCTCATGGGATGTACCCAGAAACCGAGTTCAGTCCTCGAGTTGAGAACGTTGAATATGAGGGTATGTTGCAATTTCTAGCGAACGGGTTGCTTGATGCCAGCTTTATACATTGGTGTCAAAT GTTTTTGTTCGGCCATCGTCTAAAAAATGCTACTCAAGTCGCCTACTTCAATACTCAACGAATTACCGGGAAAGAGTGTGAGGAAAATTTGCCTAGTGTTAAAGAACACTTGGTCGAGGTTTACAAACTTCATGAGGGAAAGAAATATTTTCTTGCTCCATTCTTATATAG TCGTCATTGGGTGTTGTTTATCGTCTCCCCTTCGGAACGTAAAGGTTGGATTTTGGATTCAACTTATTTGAGGGGCAAGAAGAATAAAAGTCATTATTCTCTAACAAATGCAATAGAAACTTCATTTGGAGGCCGTTTTACTTGGAAGATGGTTAAA tGTAAGCAGCAAGAAGGATCATGGGAGTGTGGATTCTTAGTAGTTAGAAACATGTTCGAGTTTGTTATTTCAAGGCAGTTCGGTTTTCCAAACAAT ATGTGGAACGACACAACAGAGATAACTGGAGTGGAAATCGACAAGCTGGTTGAAAACATCATGTGTCGGTTTTTTGCAGCTGTGTTTAATGATAAAAGCAAGAATTAG